Genomic DNA from Brassica rapa cultivar Chiifu-401-42 chromosome A04, CAAS_Brap_v3.01, whole genome shotgun sequence:
CGGATTAATTCTTACACTAACCTATATTAGTTTTTAATGAATCTTGTAAATGAGAACACTTACCAACCAAGATAGTAATCAAGAGCTCGTTCGACTGCTTCTTTATCGGCATCGGAATCAACGTCATAAGGTTCGACCCAAAAAGGTGATAACACTATGCCTATCTTACCATCTTGTGAGATctgtttgcaaaaaaaatatattatcacaACGAATTTTAAGGTTAATATATATGTCACGACCCTTTAGTATATTGAGATAGTATACCTTGTCACAATTTCTAAACTCGTCAACGGCTGCAGCATGAGctagaagaagatgatgagagACTAAATAAGGTTCGATGCTCGAATCACCAGCTACACATAAGCTGTTTACCCATTTTGAGCAACGTCCCATTGCTTTATTACCCTTGTCATAACCCGCAACACTATAAATATATGGCTCGTTAAACGTTATCCACATATCCACTTTGTCACCGAATTCTTGGAAGCACACTCTTGCAAAGTTCCGGAAATCATCACTGTTTTTGCAAACGTCAACAAAAAATAAACGCAAAATTTGATTTATACGTTGTTGATTTTATGGTAAGTAAtggaagaatatatatatatagcgtACATTATTCGTGGGCTTAAGAATCCACCGTACTCATCATCTAGAGCTTGGGGGATATCCCAATGGTAGATAGTTACAAAAGGTTTTATGCCTGTGAATATGATTGAATATGTTATGATCAGAAATAAGAGATTTTTTGGagtatattatttaatatatgtacACACTCGTTTGAGCATATGGTTCTCACCGTTCATGATAATTTCATCAATGAGATTTTTGTAGAATTGAATTCCTTCTTTGTTTATCCCGCCGCTTAGTTTTCCACCtgaatattcaaattttgaaagatCAACAAATGATATATGTGCATGCACACaagaatattatgaagttatTAAGCGTAAGTAAAGTCAAAAAGTTTAAAGTAATACTCACTTGGTAATATTCTTGACCAAGAGATGGAAAATCTAAAAGTGTCCATATTCATTTCCTTGATCAACTTAATGTCATCCTGCTCGCACGGTACGTGCATGGTAAATATTAGTTAAACGTAAAAAAGGACATGATGTTCACAAATCAAGGTGTAGGCCAATTTATATGTTCCACCTACTTTTTCAAGAATTCACATAATTAAAACacgttttaaatgttttttttgtggctataaagtataaacatactaaaataatagttactcacaaagaaaaaaaaaatcataccttATATCGATGGTAAAAATCAACGGCTATATCTCCATTTTCCATATTCGTCCTTTCTGTAAAATTTTATCGTGTTACTTACTATTTATGAAAGCCAAAATATTTCACAGTTTATCAACGTGTTAATGAAGACATATCTATAATTAGTTCTCTCAAGAGATCccataaaaattgttaatattgattaattaatagcacagtgaaaaaaataaaggaGTTAGATTAAATGTAGACCTGGATATGCATGTGTGAAGTTGTCCCAAATGCTCGGTGTCCTCCCTCCTTCTGCGACTGCACCTTCATACTGCATCATATGAACATAAATTTATCATGAAATATTAGTTTCACttgtttctaaaaattattaGGCAGTAGAAAAACAAGCTATATTGTTCAACGTCATAAAATTGTTTAAGCAACACAATTACATAAAAACCACCTAACCTGATAAGCTGAAGAACCAACACCAAAACTAAAACCAGGAGGAAAACTGTAACGATCAAGTTGTTTTGTCGAAAATCTAAGGGATCTTCCCTTTGAAATAGCGCATGAGACTAGTAAGAGTGTCACTACAAGTGCAAGCTTAATTGCCATTTTACTTAGCCTAGTAAAGAGACTTATCAAATGAATACTCAGAAAGTAATTGGGGCTTAATGGTATTCTGAGAAATACAAAGCCATGTAGAGAGCTTATATAGAGAGAAAGCTAGGGCATAAATGTGGCGACACAGAGTGGGAAATATTAAACTATGACATTAAATAATCTTTACCGAGTAAACCAGTCCGCTTTCTTTGACttgtttatataaataaatcacCATGTGactaaatgatttttttctattaCCGGCGCTTTAATGTGACTAGATTTTTTACCATTATTAAGTAGGTAGATAGCATACATGGCGCAAGGTGtcaaataatatgaaaataattaatgaaaCGAAGATCTTAATTTTCTGGTATTAATGAAACCAAGATTATCATCACATGTTAGTccttaacatttttttaaaaaataatccttttcctttcaacaaccacttttttttgtttagtccGGGGTATCGCAGATTTATAGAAAAATCAAGATTAAATTTTAAGGAAAAGTGCAGTATGTGAATGGTATATAAGTAGACTCTAAAGCATGAGTTTATATTCGCGGAGTATCCAGACACATCATAAAATAGTTCTCTATGGTAGAATTCGAACTCGCCATGTAGATGCAAGAAGGAACACGTCTTTATTATTGGATCATATGATGTTCCGGGCTTTCAACGACTATTTTGGTGTCTTCGAAATAATCGTCCGGGTCATATCAAATGAATTGCTCACACCAGAAGAAACCACTGTTATGaagtttattttcatgttttcatGCGGTGATCAGTCCACCGGTTATATACTATTCACAATATACTACGTAAAATGGTAAAATcggaaataataattttttttttgaatttaccatagatttaaaaaatcatatttagtTTGAAAGCAAATTCACTTatctacaaaatattattttgacgtTTAAAAATCCCATTTTATAGtttccaacaaaaaaaatcgtttaatatatttttatacccGGAAAATTATGTAACCACATATCGTGAAAATTTACCACTTTGCACTTTGCATGTCTTTTGGAGTAACTGCTTCTATGAACCTGCTGTTTACACTTTAAACTGTACTAATATTAAACGTGGATACATTAGCACTTAGCAGCTTTGATCAGGCCAAATCGCATGCTCATCTATTAATTTATCTTTAATCAATGCGGGGAAACGCTGACAACTTGATTTTCTGACGGATAGAATATCTCATGCGTAATTTTGCTACGATTTTAGGGTaaagtttgttttgtttaacagaaaaaaatgaattaattatcTTTAGTTCACACTTCAATGTCATTACTCAGCCACTGAAAAGGGGAAAATCCTCAGTAgccaaaaaaaatttctttgaccaaattttagtttttgttcaTCGTAAACGACTAATGGcttctcttatttttttgtatctGGCCTCGGCAGATAGATCCAGTGGTGACAATGGACCGGTGGGGTTAGTTTTTGTCCCATCGTGTAATTAgattatttaactttttgttGTTAAATGTGTAACTGGACAAAATTAAGAGACATGTTATGAAAGTTTTTGCCAGCGCTAGtaatcaatacaatactaaaagttgAATAAGAGCTCTTCTCATGCTGTCCACGTCCTCACTAATAATCAACCAATCAAATATCATTTTTCTGCCACATCACCAATCAGCTTTCTCAAAATAAATCCCGTCTCTTTCGATTGTCGTCTCATCTTTTCTCCTCAAGCAAAAACGTTTTTCAGATGATTGTCTTCTCAACTCCCATACTTTCCTCCATCACTCATAATTATCTATTGATCCAACCCATAGAATCTCTAACAATAGATTAATTCGTCTGTTTGATTCAATTTCATCACCATCCACAACCGAGACGACGACGAGGACGAGCAGGAAACTCGAGACTTGGTACCGGAATCGTCAGATCTAGCTCTGAACAGACAGGAGAATCTGTTCCACCAGTGAAACTGTTCTCAGCGAGGTTAAGCCTCACGAGGTTAGTGAGACTGAACAAGCTCTCGGGTATTTGCCGGAGAATCTGTTTCCTTGCAGGTAGAGGTGACGGAGATCGGAGGAGGTGGTTAGATCGAGTGGGAGAGAGCCGGCGAGGGTGTTGAGACGGAGGAGGTGGTTAGATCGAGAGGGAGAGAGCCG
This window encodes:
- the LOC103866140 gene encoding beta-glucosidase 32, whose amino-acid sequence is MAIKLALVVTLLLVSCAISKGRSLRFSTKQLDRYSFPPGFSFGVGSSAYQYEGAVAEGGRTPSIWDNFTHAYPERTNMENGDIAVDFYHRYKDDIKLIKEMNMDTFRFSISWSRILPSGKLSGGINKEGIQFYKNLIDEIIMNGIKPFVTIYHWDIPQALDDEYGGFLSPRIIDDFRNFARVCFQEFGDKVDMWITFNEPYIYSVAGYDKGNKAMGRCSKWVNSLCVAGDSSIEPYLVSHHLLLAHAAAVDEFRNCDKISQDGKIGIVLSPFWVEPYDVDSDADKEAVERALDYYLGWHLDPLIFGDYPKTLRKNAGNRLPSFTQKQSEMIKDSFDFIGINYYSARYVTRQVRSDPSRLRFTTDQHVEYKVKNRSGDYISSESDELGFIYVYPEGIRKLLNHIKNKYNNPTIYITENGYDDYDVGTKPREQLLKDIKRIEYHEQHLQELHKAITVDGCDVRGYSTWSLLDNFEWERGYTMRFGLYYVDYADDLKRYAKDSAKWFKKFLEKREQSTPLDMYKSIKKWLSALQTI